A stretch of Lactuca sativa cultivar Salinas chromosome 6, Lsat_Salinas_v11, whole genome shotgun sequence DNA encodes these proteins:
- the LOC111880884 gene encoding short-chain dehydrogenase TIC 32 B, chloroplastic, which yields MIEMIKYLIGCAGASGYGSKSTAEQVTDNCHRLCSYTAIITGATSGIGAETARVLAKRGARLIMPARNLKAAEENKARILSEFPDSEIIIMTLDLSSLHSVRSFVSDFEALNLPLNLLINNAGKFSQNHCISEDGMEMTFATNYLGHFLLTELLMKNMIETANITGVQGRIVNVSSGIHTWFSGDLIRSLGRITRDKSQYDATRAYAISKLANVLHTKELARRLKQMEANVTVNCVHPGIVRTELTRDHKGFVTDLVFFLASKLLKTIPQAAATTCYVATDPRLRNVSGKYFVDCNEASASKLACDPEEGARLWSFSMIMVSKEPRSDFSTFHGLY from the exons ATGATTGAGATGATTAAGTATCTGATCGGCTGCGCCGGAGCAAGCGGTTACGGTTCCAAATCCACCGCCGAGCAAGTCACCGATAACTGCCATCGTTTATGCTCTTACACCGCCATCATCACAG GTGCGACGTCCGGGATCGGAGCTGAGACGGCTCGCGTCCTGGCTAAGCGCGGTGCTCGTCTGATCATGCCTGCTCGGAATCTAAAGGCCGCCGAGGAGAATAAGGCTCGTATCTTGTCGGAGTTTCCTGATTCGGAGATTATCATTATGACTCTTGATCTTAGCTCGCTTCATTCCGTCAGGAGTTTTGTTTCTGATTTTGAAGCTCTTAATCTTCCGCTTAATCTCCTCAT TAACAACGCCGGAAAATTTTCTCAGAATCACTGTATATCGGAAGACGGGATGGAGATGACTTTTGCAACGAATTATCTAG GTCATTTTTTGTTAACGGAACTGTTGATGAAGAATATGATAGAGACGGCAAACATAACCGGCGTACAAGGTCGTATCGTGAACGTATCTTCCGGCATCCATACCTGGTTTTCCGGCGACTTGATTCGTTCTCTTGGTcgaatcactcgagataaaag TCAGTACGATGCAACACGTGCATATGCAATCTCGAAGCTCGCTAACGTTTTGCATACCAAGGAACTTGCTCGGAGACTCAAG CAAATGGAGGCGAACGTGACTGTAAACTGTGTGCATCCTGGGATCGTGAGAACGGAGCTAACAAGAGATCACAAAGGCTTTGTAACAG ATCTCGTATTTTTTCTGGCTTCAAAGCTGTTAAAAACCATTCCTCAG GCGGCGGCGACCACATGCTATGTTGCAACTGACCCAAGACTCAGAAATGTGAGTGGGAAATACTTTGTAGACTGCAACGAAGCATCAGCATCAAAACTAGCATGCGATCCAGAGGAAGGTGCTCGGCTATGGTCTTTCTCTATGATCATGGTCTCAAAGGAACCCAGATCAGATTTTTCCACTTTCCAtggattatattaa